Within the Ciona intestinalis unplaced genomic scaffold, KH HT000068.2, whole genome shotgun sequence genome, the region GATCGTGGCGTTTTGAGATCAGACGATATAATAGCATGCGCAGCGGAAGCTAGCACGTTGGTCGTTCGTCTGAAATACCATCTTACTGTTATATGTAGATTAGGGTTGCTtacaaaattagaaaaaaggATTAATGAGTAAAAAAGGCTCTAAGCTTACAGCTAGAGCTAGCCACACCAATTCAATAAGATTGATTAGAAAGAGTAGTCAATAAATGGTAGATTATTCTGATTAGTGGTTTATTATGTTGCtccaaaaaaagaatatacatatatgtatttgAGTTGTTTGAAAAAAACGTCATTTTTAATACAGTGTATAGtgtaatattatatgttatatatatatatatttataaatcaatAGTCTTTTTAAAGATTATAATAGTAAACAGATAAGAAgtgtttaaatgtattaaattcAGGTTACAAAAAGATCAAGTTAAACCAGTTGGTACAAGCAATTGTTCATAAGATGCTTGACTggttatatagtggggtagaTTTTACCCTGGATGGAAACGGTGGAACGGAGTGTGCTCAATACTTGAGCCTCCAGCATAGGGTATACGAAACCATTTTAGTTGTATTTGTATCAGTTGTTGAGATTATtgttgcaataaaatacaTCCGAAACAAGCCACTCCACAAGCAAGTAAAGGATAACTTCTATGCGCTAAATGTTGCAAAGACAGAGAGTAACGGTACAGCACAAAAGCATGTTGTTGTATTACAGCCAAGGtaattgtaatttataatatcaaaaatttataatagtTCTGTGGCACAAACGCATAGTGGTAAAGAGCGCCTGCTGCTGgaccagaggttatgggtcaAGGTTGGGCGCTATCACCATTGTGGGTATATGTATTCTTAGACAAACAGGATATAGCCATAGCTTCAACCCAGAGGTCTCTAATGTGTTtccaaattttcatttataataaaaatgggtaaaaatacaaaaaaaataatcatagcccaagttacatacgtggtatctTGTACGAGGTAAGAAGTTGTATGAGACcgaaacacttgtgttataacgactgatgTTGACCTGCCATACgcagttaaataaatgatgtttaattaattcattATCAGTCTTGTGTTTGTATAACCAGCActtcaataataaaaagtgCTTAGTAAGTTAAAGTTAGTATTTATAGAAATTCTAACTTTCAAACAACTAGTCAGCTTAATTTTTAACAGGGCagctttaaaaagttttctcCTCGTGGCACTGTGTCTTGCGTTTGGAATTGAAATCGGTTACAAGTTCGCAACAAACCAGATAATCTACCTCTTAAACCCATGCCATGTATTAACTGCTTCCATGGTaggttgaaaaatatttttatttttaaaaaatgttgtcttaaaatttggtaatttttttttcttgtataagaaaacaacaacacaaatcACAGTTCAATTTGAAaagttatattatgtataaatacattatatatttatacacataagatcaAATTTTTAAGTTAGGAACATTGCTTTTAAGCATGTGAATATAACAGTTCTATTGGTATgacttatatatatgttttatttttaacaatctttaattttaaattgataaaaaatatttattgttctTGTAAATAATCTATAAGtatttatatctatatataacatgttgATTCAAATAGCAATTgagttgttataacaagtatttgtttcatttacatTGTACCTTCAACAATATATCGTGCTGTTGTTTTCAAATGAACcgttttttcaatttgttttacttctcgggttttgttatttttagacCAATGAATACAACCGACGTTGGCGTTTAGGTTAAGGTTTCACAGTGTTCTTGTGTTAACCCATTCGTTGTAAAACGGTTTTTAAGCACCAATTTGgttttttgagtttttaaaattattttgatgtgcattttacattttaacaaaatctgttgGCATTTTAAACGAAACAAAATGGTTGCTGAattaaccattttttattaaacaaagctaataatatatataaatataaataaatcttttaaggttgtatattattttgtatcaatatattgtataaataataaataatatacacatatatttattatattatagttacacagcatgttttttttgcaattaatgatatagaaaaataagatgtttattactatgtatatataaaatatggaCACTCACTAATAATAgataatataacatgttttaacatcTAAATTAGAATTAGTATTTGCATGTAATATGGAcagtattttacattttgaatATACTTATGCAGATATTTCTGCTAGCTGTAGACGAAAACAGGAAATCTCCATTTGTTCAAGCTGTATTCAGGTCAGACGTTAGTGGTTTCTTAATGTTTATACAACTTGCTATGTACCATGTACggtgtttaaataaacctaCTTCCTTCTCGTATTAATTGCCTAgggcaaaacattttaatgtatGCACTAGAAATGCTAgcaaattttttataatacacgAATGatactaatgttaaaaaataataaattttgtacattttctttattttatatataacatacatatatatttataaactataatattgtattttaaacatttaaacactGATGGAACACATGCATATTAATtcaaattttgtgtttaattttttttctgtccaTATTTCAAAGTATGACCTGACGTTTTCTGCCATAAATAACTGAACAAACAATGTCCTTATATGGTCTGTGTAAATATCCTGAGACTAAATTCAATATTTACCACATAATGAAATATCCCCCCATATTATTAACCCCTAGTAAAGGTGTGTACTCAACATatggtttatattaaaaagccTCAGAATTCTAGGAAAACATCATTAACTTTATCAAAACAATCAAACAcattataaattgtattttcagCTTCAAGTTTAAACCATATACTTGAAACCAGGGTTCATTGtagtaaattattaaataaatgtacattACTGGATATAATAACTGATACTTTGGTACTAGcttattgtatgtttttttcattaaatgtacagttatgtaatgtttgttttgctgcATTTATACAGTGTTTAATCcataatatttttagtatgccttttatattctataagcttgtgtttgtgttattattattgtattgtaGTCTTTAGACTGTTAATTCTGTGGCACAAAAGTTTAGTTTGTTGCCGCAGTTCTGTGTAAATTGCCACTATTTCCTTAATGATACAGTGCTGACGTCTTATGTATCAGTAAAAAGGATACAAGACTGAAATAAcctattaattatttatatggCAGCATGTGATGATAAAAGCTAGTGTCCTAAATATACAGTGTCacagtattttatattaaacatttaatatctTTTTGTCCCAAGGGTTTACACAGTGTAAAAATTTTGGGTGTTTTATTGATGTGTTTAATCTATTAGttattatcacccacaaaattttGTATGTGGTGACTCGTAAGCAGGTAAGAGGTGAATTTAACTTTatcagaacacctgtgttatattaaCTGCAGTTGCTTTGACGGGATAATTggattacatttatttattcaaaggcaataaaacattgttgttttacatttacagaGTCCAACTTCACTTACTAAGTGGTCCGTTGTTAGCCATCTTACTCCCTGTTGTGAACACAAGACACCTGTCGTGTGAGATTGAATCTTACTGGCTACACCATTGTTTGCTTTATCTGGTTCCCATATATTTGATATCACTGGGAGGTTCATATTCATGTGAACCACTGACAGACTTGTGGTGGCCTGTGTTAAGCGTTGGGGTCGGGTTTCTATACCATTTTACTTTTCTTCAAGGTCTAGCATTGGTAAGTGCTTGGTTGGTTATGAAATGTTATGTTTAGACATGTTTTCTACTTCAAAAGCTTGTACAATTCCTGGTGATGTAAAATGTACATTAATAACAGTAAACCTTTTATATACTCTTTCAGATTTTGTAAGCAACAATTTTTTCCAgttatgcatttaaaaaaattttttatccAGTTTTTACATTTCCTTTTTTACCCACCAAagaagaaatatatatatgaaaacatTAGTCAACTTGTATACATAATCGAAATCCATATTTGTGAACCCTTTTCTTAATTTGCAGACAACAAAAGTGAATCTGAACAACATGCTGTGCCCAGCAGTTTCTGACCCTTTTAGGGGTTCCAGTTATCGCATGTGGGCGTTCGCACACCAGCATTTCCTAATTGCAATACATGGCAAACTTTATCACGCATTTTCTTGGCTGGTCATATCATCCTGTCGAAACTGCCATAGTTTTTGTTGTACAGTTTTACATAAAAACCACCATGACGCAACAACCAACAACATAAAGAAAATTGATTAGAGCgctttttctttgttctttaGTTTTACGCGATTTATCACCCTTGCCTAATTGTTATCCTAACCACCTAATTTTGGTGCAATAGCGTAGATTTTTATGCAGTTATGAGTGAACATGTGCAAAATTTAAGCTGAACAGCAAACTAATTAACACAACTTCTAcgtatttagattttattaaaaaatattgattttatcatatttttcactttttcatttttaagagTTCCTATTAGTGAATCatgatgtaaaaatatataaatggaaaacatacgttttttttttaattttcttgttaCAGATACTGTACGCtctaaatatagtagggtgggagaagatgagacacctttatcacatgatatccaaatatcctgatcgtgttttaaacatttaacaacggtctatgattgtcgtgaagatacggttttaagttctttgtatgttttttgtttactaccaaatgggacgagaaaatggaatgataaggtgtcccatcttaccctgacctactatatatatttatatacaagaAATTGCGCAAAACGGCAGCCGCACACAAATTTGCAAATCACGGGTGAATTGGTAAATGTAATTAACAGTTTCCAATCCAAcgcagattaattaaaaccaaacaactggtgaattaatttaatttatttattctttttggcGCAAATACCGTAATGTGCTTATAAAAGCTccactttaaaaaataaattgtgaaGATATCGCCATTTCAACGAATACGACAagttttttgaattaataCTAAAGCACACTCACGCACTTATATAGAACAACGTACCGAAGCTGGATTAAAAGAATCGCCAGAGGGTCGGTTGTCCAGCAGCTGTTTACATGATCTGGCAATCTGCGTTAATCATATCCCAGTAGTTCAGATGATAGTAGCGCGAAGCCATATAGTATCACGTAGCAGTGTGTTGAAACTTAGAACATTTGGAGGGCAATTTTCAACAAATTAGCGCgtaaatttaatgaatttttaGTTAATATTGGGCAGTGTATTGGAGTATACAAGTACTACCCTACGTAAATTTAATGAACTTTTAGTTAATATTGGGCAGTGTATTGGAGTATACAAGTACTACCCTACgtaaatttaatgaatttttaGTTAATATTGGGCAGTGTATTGTAGTATACAAGTACTACCCTACTATGGCAGTGTAGAAGTGAAATTACACACGTTAAAAGAATGTTTATCGCAAGTGTTTAAACGCCGTTATCGCAAGTGTTTGAACATATTACGAAAGTTTGTTCAGAAACCATACAGACATACACGTAGcacaagttttaaaacacactttaCCACAAGCGTGAGAAAGCTGCGGGCGCCATTGGCCCATGTCCGTCTGTCGGCATTTCTTTGGAAACGGTTGCTATAGGCATAGTACACGCCCAGCGCCGTGAAATATGGTGAAAATTCACTTTTTTATGGACTTTTTTACAACGAAACAAATTTTACGTTTTTCTGCGTGAAGTGCGATTACCGGTATCGGTATGTAATAAAAGCAATCACAATTTGCGTTTTTCCGCCTGATTCAAAGCGTTCAGCTGCTCAAAGCTCAGTGACATGGTTCACTTCCTatagttatttaattttgtttacagtAAGCATAGTAAGAAACTGTGGGCATAGATTCGTATTACGTGTTGTTATAGCAGGAAAATGACGGACGCTTCTAACCACAACGATGAAAAAGCGAATGTAACAGGTTAAAATGTATggtgtaaaacaaatcattATTAAGATTATCTGTATGatatttttgctaaaatatgtaattttaaaagcatGCATGACTTTGATTGGCCCAactactctactatatgtacatGAATTTGAATTAATGTCACTATTGTGATGTAGGCTTCTCTTGCAGTAAGCACTAATATATAAAGcaatactaatatatatatatatagcacatGAGTTTTTTCTTAACAATACTATTTGCACAGAACACAAAACTTCAAGTGGAAAACCCTTCAGCGAAGTGGATCATTTTATCAATGCAGATggaaatcatattttttgtcGCTATTGGGAGCCATCAAATACCCCACAGTtagtttgttattgttaatataactttaaaagacGTTTACTCTTTGTAATACAACTTACAACTGACAATGCctcgccacacgaggataaaacaagttactctcattcattcatataactCAATGCAAATAGTGGTTTTCTTTGCTGTATTCCATGGGTATTACAATGTAGGCTGGCACACTAACCACCGTGTCACAATGTAGAAATTAGTAAGTGTGAAAGAAATCTCCCTTTCTTTATTTTACCAGACATTTGATGATGGTAACCCATGGTTACGCTGAACACAGTGGGAGGCATGAGAGGTTGGCTTGTATGTTCAGAGATATGGGATTCTTTGTCTTTGCACATGATCACTGTAAGTAttatatactatttttttggaatatatatgtaaagggttttgtgtttttaaaatatttttgtattatacaaaaaTTAGTGAGTTAACAGCATATAATATACCTTTGTGTGGCGGCGAAATAACATTCATTATGtttgggtgttctgtttcatacacaccgTGCATACTTATCAATAATTACTAATTGTCTTTTATTGCCCTATATTCTATTTAGTTATATATTCCATTGGAgctatgctctcttgttttacACAAGTTTGATTCTTCTAGTTGGTCATGGAGAGAGTGAAGGCCACAAAGTAAATGTTGACGACTACAATGTTTACATCCGTGATATGGTGCAACATGTTAATCTAATGAAGAAGAAATTCCCAGGCTTACCAATCCATTTATATGGACATTCAATGGTAATAACCTTAAGCATAAATGATTTATtctaatatgttttaacctgCGCGGGTAAGGTCCCACAGTGTGGAACGTTATGGGACCTATCAATTATGCCAGACTTGgtccattatcccaacacccgGGTTGCTGCCACATGGGCTTCACTAGATGTTGAAGCCTGTCGCTTTCTAAAGGTAGACAACAGGGCCCAAATGTAATTNNNNNNNNNNNNNNNNNNNNNNNNNNNNNNNNNNNNNNNNNNNNNNNNNNNNNNNNNNNNNNNNNNNNNNNNNNNNNNNNNNNNNNNNNNNNNNNNNNNNNNNNNNNNNNNNNNNNNNNNNNNNNTTCACATATGCTGAATAATTGATATACCCCAACATAGTGAAAAATTGTCTGATCTTAAACAAGGCAGATGGAGGGTgccaactttttttaaaatgagcaTGTTATgaactttattaatataacattttaattcaGGGTGGTGCTCTTTCATTACTGGCAGCGCATCAGAACCCTGGGCTTTTTACTG harbors:
- the LOC100176212 gene encoding transmembrane protein 164, which codes for MLDWLYSGVDFTLDGNGGTECAQYLSLQHRVYETILVVFVSVVEIIVAIKYIRNKPLHKQVKDNFYALNVAKTESNGTAQKHVVVLQPRAALKSFLLVALCLAFGIEIGYKFATNQIIYLLNPCHVLTASMIFLLAVDENRKSPFVQAVFRVQLHLLSGPLLAILLPVVNTRHLSCEIESYWLHHCLLYLVPIYLISLGGSYSCEPLTDLWWPVLSVGVGFLYHFTFLQGLALTTKVNLNNMLCPAVSDPFRGSSYRMWAFAHQHFLIAIHGKLYHAFSWLVISSCRNCHSFCCTVLHKNHHDATTNNIKKID